The following DNA comes from Cellulophaga sp. HaHa_2_95.
AATCTACACCTAGCTTAATTGAAAACAAGTTCTGACCAGAGGTAATTTGATTATTATCAATATCTAAATTACGTATATAAGTAATATTATCACGCATGGTTGCGTCTAGCTTAATATTTAAATCTCCTTTTAATCTTGTTTTCTGACCACCAATATTGGTAACCATCTGCACATCTTTAAAACGATATCCTAAACCAACAGTATAATCTTTACCATTAATCTCTGTAAGCAAACTGTTATCAAAACTAAGCGATAAAACTCGGCTTGTTCTAATTTCAGCAAGGACACTCATAGAATTTTTCATTTCAAAATCTACCTTAACCAAAGGATTGAATTCATCGGTCAACACCACATTACTGATAATGTCATCTGGTAAAATATCAAAAGTCTCCGCATTAATTGCTGGCAAACCTTCGTTCTGCAATTGTACTTTTTCTAAGTTGGTCTGAAAAGAGTTAATACTATAAGATGCTCTATACCCATGGCTCACAGAAAAACGTTTAAATTTTTTCTTAAACCATTTACCGTTCATCAAGCCTGTATATTTCAAGTTCCAATTTGGAATAGGAATATCTCTAAAGGCATCTAAGTTCACACGATCTACTCCTTGACCCGTGTATGCAGCAAAGAATGCCGGCAGCAACACCTCTTGATTTGATTTCCCATATTGCTCTGGAAAACCATCTTCATCCAAAGGCCCTGGCGTCTGCCCTCTATCTGCAACAAGTCTATTTGCTATAGTAAGTCTGTTTTCTTTAAAAGTCTCAAAAGCTTCAGAAGTAAACTCATCACTACTACCAAAAATAGTTCCTATCATCACCGTAGAGATGCTGAAATTACCATAATCATTGCCTAATAAATCTTCGTAAGCATATTGATCGTCGCCAAGACTACTTACCGTAAAGTTTTCTTCATACCTATTTTGATATTGCCTATCGGCAGAAAGATCAATAGTCAGATCTCTTATGGGTTGTGCCGTAGCCGTAATGTTCAATCGTTTATTTACATTCTGAACAAATTGATCATTAAAATCATCAAAGGTTGTTAGCCAACCATTTCTTGCTGCTTCATACCTAATATCTGATTGCTGACTACCAAAAATATAGCCTAAAGATGGCCTAGTAGTTCCTATAAAGCCTATTGATTGTGTATACCCCGGTAAAACTGTACCACTATTTTGAGTATAATTCACATTTAAACGCTTCACCATAGTTACCACGTCTACAAACGTATTAAACAAAGGACTCGTTTTATTTGACTCTTCTTCTTTACCTGTTTTTACATTTCTACCGCTAGCAGCTTTTGCTCTTGCACTACTGGTTACTTTTTTAAGCCCTATTAAGTCATACAGCTTTTGCATGTTCATATTCGCAGATAACGAATGCGTTCCTGAATTTTGTACCGTATTGATATTCTCTCCTGCAACTTCATTAAGAGCATCTCCTCCTCGTTGCCAATCAAAGTTACTGGTGTACGTATACTGAGAAGAAATAAAATCTAAAGCCGGAATTAATTTAAATGGCAACTCATAATTTAATGTCATTTGTTGCGCATGCCTATTAGGCTCGCCAATATCCCAGAAACCATCCCACAACTCTAAATCTTGATTTATTTGTGATGCAGAATTTTCGTCTTGATTAAAGTAATTACGAACAATATTATTATTAGAAGCCTGCAAATTTATTCGCAAAGATTTGGTCAGCGTATAGTTCAAAGCATACTGCCAATTGAACAAATAGTTACGTTGTTGCAACAATGGCAATTCTAGCGCTTCTACTCCTGGCTCCAACACATCTCTAAAACGTTGCTGGTTAAACGCTCTATTAATGTTAGAGTTTACAGAAACAGATGTTGGTAATAAATTTAAATTCAATTCTTTTAACCATTTCCAATATGCTCCATTAAATAGAGAATCTTTCTTAGCTAGTGGTGCAACGGTTAAAGGTTTAAAGTTATGATTGTATACAAAACCCGTATTTACTGTTTGCTCTCTCAGACTAGCAATTTCAAAATCTCTATGATCTGTTTCATTGTAAGAATAGTTAAACGTGAAGTTTTCTATATCATAAAAATTCTCTTCAGCCTCTTCGCCTCTATTCTTGCGAACACCAATAAAGTTAATGCTTGTTCTTTTCGTATATTCTTCTGCTTGCTCTAGAATGTCATCTTTATCTTCCGCGGTTGTTGCTGCATTGATACGATCATCTAATTTTAGATCATCATATACAGGGTCATATTCTGGAGTCACTATTTCTTCAGAAATTCCGTAATTGAATGGTAATTGCACTCCCCATTTGGTTGGAAGCAATTGACCTAGATTTACATTGGTAACTACATCATAAGAAACTACATCTTCTAAAGATCGCTCGGTTGTACTTTGATCAATAGATCCAAAACCAGAAGTACTCTTACTTCCCGTAGCAGATACATTTGCAAAATCGGCCATGTTTAAATCTACCGCTCCTACGGCAGCCCAACCACCTTCACTATTGATACCCGCTAAACGCAATTCATTAAACCACACCTCTCCTCTTGCTGGTTGATTATCTTGGTTTTTTACCCCAACCATCATACTACGCAAACTACCTAAAGACGGGTTACCTTTAATTCCTATACGTGTAACTCCTGGAGTTCTTGCCGCAAATTCATCCACACGAAAAACAGTACCATCAATAACCTCATAGTAATTAACATCTGCTAGGGTCTGATTGGCTATTCCGAAAGATTTCACTTTTCCTAAATCACTTAAAGTAATACTAAGCTCATTATTTTCCGGCCAAATTTCACTTTCTGATGTAGCATTATGTGGTGTAAATTCTAATGGAATTTCTATCTGATAAAAATTCTGTGTAAAATCTGTTCCAAATCTTAAGAAACCTACTAAAGGAGCTTCTCCATCTAAATAATCTGCTTCAAACAATTCTTCGGCATGCATGAACATTTTTAATTTTTCATACTGACGGATATCTATATTGATATTTTTATACACCCCCCTAGAATCTTCTGATTCTAAATTTTCTATATAAAAAGAAAGTGATTGCTCATTCTGATTGATGATCGTATTGTTATTATTTAATTGCTCACGAATTACACCTGGAGGTAACACATAAGGAATTGGAGCTCTATTTTCATTTTCCTGTATGTTTACCGTATTTACATCTACAATCGTATTATCATCTGTTGGATCATCATCTACATCTGGCTGTAAAGACTTAGTATATGAACGCCAATCACCACGTACTAAATCTAGAGTTGCAAAACGTAAAGACACATCACTAGAGAATCCTGTTAAATACATTCTCATAAAACTCATAGATCTAAAATCCGTGATACCACCTATAGCATCCGTAAAATCTGACAATGGAATTTTATATTGAATCCAACGGCTATTCACGGTAGTTCCATCAGGAATCTCAGTACCCGTAAGTTCATTGACACGAATGTCAGTTACATATTTATCATCAACAGTAGTATTTGGCTTTATCTGAATACGGTATTCATAATAACTATTAATCGTGTTCATTGTTAAATCACGATCTATATCTTCTACATCTGGTAAGGTTGTAGACCCACGGTTTGTATCGGTAACCTGAACAGGTGAATTCCCTTCTGGGTTATTGTAATCAAAATAACGCTCTAATACATCACCATCTCTATTCAAATAATATTGATAGTTATCTAAAGCAGGGTCATTTCCTGAATTGTTACTGAATATAGAAGTTTCTTCTGCATCAGACAATCCATCAAAACCAACATCTTGTAAACCTCTATTTGCTTCACTTACATCAAAAGCATACACCAAAGATTGTGTAGATGGTACTTTACCCCAAGAGGTTTCTGCAACTAAATCATTACTATCTACGCCTGGCAAACCATTTTCGTATTGTTTTCTACCATCCTTTAATACATCTTCCGAAATATTACCAAGGTTAATGACTAATTCACCCGAAGTCGTGGCATCACCATCTACATAAGGGTCTAACACCCAAAACTGCACATATTCTACATTTGCCTGTTCAAAGTTAGTACTACTTAAAGGACGCATAATACCACCCCACTTATCTGTAGGCTGGTCTGATGTAAAATTAGGATTATTATTATAAGGTCCTTTTGCATTTGGATAGTATGCTAAATCTAACGTAGTCTGCACTCTAGTTTGCCCTTGTGCCTGATCTGTTTCTGGAAATACCTCATCTATAAAAACACGACGCGTGGAGTTCTTAGACACATCACTATCCGAAACATCTGAAGGCCTTTGATTGGTATAAAATATTGGATCAATAGAATACCAAGCCACTTTAGCTCTTCCATATCCATTTTCCAAATTTAAAGGATCATCTGGTGAACTTCCTGATAGTTGACCTCCCGTGGCAAATTCCAAAGGTGTACTCGCTAAAGACCAGCCTAAAGAAGATCTTATATCTATAGAAGATTGGGCTCCTTCAAAATCATCAATATATGTTGTAGATTCTCCATTAAAGTCATCATTCTTAGGTGTACTCGGCTTAAGCATTGCTACCTCTGCACGAACTGACAAATTGGAAGGAACATCTGTATCAATATTCGGTAATTTATTTACCAAACGTGTTAAGAACGGAACTTCCGTTGAGAAATTAGTATTTAATCCAAAAATGGTATTGTTTACAGATTCTGATCCGTAATTAGCTTTCTGTGTTTGCGGACGCTCATTAAGATTAAGTAAAGTACCTCCAATAAGAAAGTTTTTATTTACTTGATGCTCTATGTTAACTCCTGTAAATCTTCTAGATTGTTGGCCAAATACAGCCGTGTTTTCTACAGATATATTGATGGGTGTATTTGAAGCTTGTAGTGATGGATCTATAATTTGAACCGTACCCGCCTGATAGTTTACCGTATAATCTATTCCTTCTTGTAATTGACGCCCACCAGCAGTTACGGTAACAGATCCTTGAGGCACATTGAATGCTCCAATAGAAATACCGTTACTACTTGTAGATTTATACTCCCCTTTTAGCAAAAATTTGTTTTTATCCGAATCTTCTAATGCAGCCGCTTTTGTTAATGCATACATATTTCTGTATACATACTTCTTTTGATTGTCATTATACCCTTGATCATTAGCAACATCATATACACCACCACCAAGCGTCTCAAACATATACTCACCAAAAGGTTCTACTTTGGTAAATATGATACTTCCGTTTCTAGAATTTATCGTGATTCCTTCATAGAAATCGAAAAAACCATCCCCACCAGACTGCACATCATTATAAACATTTAGTCGGTCAAAGTTAAAGACGTCTAAAAGAATACGACCTTCCAAATTAGCTGGCCACCCTATATCATTAACCTTAGTAATATAATTACGGGAGGTTGGATCCGTATACAGGATATTCATTTTAAAATCATCTTGACTTAAACTGTATGCTCCAGTAGCATAAATGTTCTTCATCATTAAATCCCAAATTGGATCATTTACAGTGGTAATATTACTCTTTAAAAGTTTCAATACTAATGTATTATTATTCACCTCTGTGGTAACTCCTGTGGTGGTTGTCGTGGTTGCATCACTACTCGTCGCAAATTCACCCACCTGATATACTTGTCCTTTGTACGTATACTGGAATGCAACTGCTAAGACCTCATCATTACTTAAACGTTGGTTTAATGAGATATACCCTAGCTGTTGATCAAATTGATAGTCTGTGCTTTCGGTTAATTTTCTAGCATTCTCTAAGATTGCATAATCAAAACCTTGATTTATCTGGTATGCTCCAGAAATATTAAACCCTGCTTCTACCGTGGCAATATCCCTAATAGATGTTGTCAAAGCGCCTCCGCTTCCTATCAGTGCTGGGTCAAAATCATTGGCACCGTTTCTTGGTAAACTACCTGCGCTAGACGTATTAAAAAAGCCTGCCGGGGCTCCGCCCATACTGCCTATTCTAGTTTTCTCAGATTCTGCCTCCCCTAAATCCTGAATAGCTACGACATTCCTTACATTCAGGGTTTGCTGACTTCTGTTCGTAACCCAAACTTCTAATCGTGTAATTTGTACAGAGGTATTTTTATAAGGGTAATTCTCTAAAGACCTATCATAAGTATCTCTAAAGTATTGCGAAAGAAAGAAGTGTTTGTCTTCTTCATAATCTAATGCTGTGATAGAAAAATCATTAATAGCACCACCACCTTGTGCTACTACCGTATTATTTTGAGATTGTTGATCAGAAAAAACAGCGGTTACTGTTGTTTTTCCAAACTGCAATTGTGTTTTTACCCCAAACAGACTTTGAGCCCCTTGAATTAAGGAGCTATTAAGAGGCATACTAACGTTACCTATTTCTATTTTTTGAATAATATCATCTTCCGTTGGCGTGTAGTCTAATTTTACAATATTCTGAAAATCAAAGGTTGCTTCGGTATCATAATTTGCATTTACTTGTAAACGTTCTCCAATTTTACCCAGCATACTTAAACTAATACGCTGATCAAAATCAAAAGACAGATTGGTTCTGTTTCTAGGAGAAAGAGATGGATTATCATTTTTCTGCCAAATAACTCCCAAATCCATCGCAACAGAACCTTGAGGAATTACCTCTATAGTATTCCCGCCAAAAACAGATTGAAAAAAACTATTATTCACATAGAAGTTAGGCAAAAGATTTTTTCTAGCCTCTTCACTACCCTCTTTCTTACCAACATAAGCATCCATCTTATCTTTGAAATAAGACTTCATTGTTTCTTTTCGAACAAGTTCCTGAAATTCTTCTGGCGTAAGAATAATTGGATAACTAATATCAAAATCGCCCACTGTTTCTGTGTAAATGTAACGGTCTAAGTTTGCGTCGTACGTATATTTGGAAATAATGCTTTTAGGGTTCTCCATTTTAATACGCCCAAGTGCATAGCCTGTTTTCACAGAATCTACTTCTTGTTCGTTAGTATCTTGCGCTTTGGTTAGCTGCGATACTCCGAAGAAAATAATGAATACGATTAGTAGCTTAAATCTATATGATTTAAGAGTTGGTTTTGCCCTATTTTTCAAACTCTTTACAAATTTTTAAGCGAAAGCTTTATAATGTCTTCCACGCTAAGCGAAGCATCTTGAGCTAAAACTTTGTCAACAATCTTTTCGGACTGCTTACGTATAAAACCAAGAACTTCTAAAGCTGATAACGCTTCATCTTTATTTGTATTGTTTGAAATTGACGAAACTTCATCAATATCGTAGATTTTTAAGATTTTATCCTTTAAATCTAGAATAACACGTTGCGCAGTCTTAGCGCCAATTCCTTTTATAGATTGAATTGCCGATACATTACCAGTGGCAATAGCATCTCTAATTTGCTTAGGTGTCATTGAAGATAACATGGTACGCGCAATGCTTGCTCCTATTCCCGAAACGGATAATAATAAACGGAAAATTTCTCGTTCAGATTTTTCTGAAAAGCCAAATAAAGTATGGCTATCTTCTTTTACTTGAAGGTGTGTAAACAACTGAATACTTTCAGCGTCTGTAATTTTTGAAAACGTATGGAGGGATATATTTACAAAATATCCCACTCCGCCACATTCTATAACCACATGAGTCGGATTTTTTTCTACTAGTTTTCCTTTCAAATGATGTATCATAATGGCTTTTATTTAATGGTATATGGTTTGTGTTATTTCGATATTAAAAAAGCTAAAGTCAAAGAATACTCTTTGACTTTAGCCCTACTTGTAATTCTATTATTTAGCTTTTTTACGTTTTTCACGTTGTTGTGCATCTATAACTGCGATAGCAGCCATATTCACCATTTCATCTACACTAGCCCCTAATTGAAGAATATGAACAGATTTTTTAAGACCCAACATAATTGGACCAATACTATCTGCCTTATTCAATTCTTTCAATAATTTATAGGTGATGTTCGCCGATTCTAAATTTGGAAAAATTAGTGTATTCACTTTCTTCCCTGCTAATTTAGAAAATGGAAATTTCCCTTGATTCAGCTCTTTATTTAAAGCAAAATCCATTTGAATTTCACCATCTACTATTAATTCAGGATTAGATTCATGCAGTATTCTTGCCGCTTCTCTAACCTTAGTGGCATTAGGATGGTTTGAGGAACCAAAGTTGGCGTACGATAACAATGCCATTACGGGCTCAAAGCCAAAAGTAGTGGCTACATTGGCGGTCATTTTTGCAATCTCTGCAATCTCTCCTGCAGAAGGATCAATGTTTATAGAGGTATCTGCTAAAAACAAAGGACCACGATCTGTAATCATAATATTTACCGTAGCTACTTTTTTAACATTAGCCGCACGGCCAATTACTTCAAAGATTGGTTTTACCACTGTAGGATATGCTCTGGAATAACCAGAAATCATACCATCTGCATCACCTTCTAAAACCATCATGGCTCCAAAATAATTACGCTCGCGCATCTTAGATTTTGCACCATAAAGTGTTACGCCACTTCTTTTTCTAGTTTCAAAATAACGCGCTGCATAATGATCTCTTTTCTCACTAGATTCTTTATCCTTAGGATCTAGAATAAGCACATCTGCTTCAAACTCAATTTCTTTTTTAAGCTCTAGAATAACCTCTCTATTCCCTAATAATATAGGCGTTGCTATTCCTTCCTCTAAGGCAATTTGAGCTGCCTTTAGTACATCTAAATGTTCTGCTTCTGCAAAAACAATTTTCTTACTATCTATTTTTGCTCTGTTGTGTAACAACCTAACTACCTTGTTGTCATTCCCTAAGCGCTGTAATAATTCTTCTTTATACTTATCCCAATCTTCTATTGGATTTTTAGCTACGCCACTTTCCATAGCTGCTTTAGCAACTGCTGGTGGTATCTCACCAATTAAACGTGGATCAAAAGGTTTTGGAATAATATACTCTCTACCAAACGTAAGTTTTGTTTCTCCATAAGCGATATTTACTTGCTCTGGCACTGGTTCTTTTGCTAAATCTGCTATAGCTTTAACAGCTGCCATTTTCATGGCTTCGTTAATTTTAGTTGCTCTAACATCTAGCGCACCTCTAAAGATAAATGGGAAACCAAGTACATTATTCACTTGGTTAGGATGGTCAGAACGACCCGTTGCCATGATAATATCTTTTCTCGTTTTAATCGCTAAATCGTACTCAATCTCAGGATCAGGATTCGCCATGGCAAACACAATAGGATCATTGGCCATAGAAAGCAACATTTCAGGAGTTACCACATTTGCAATAGATAAACCAACAAAAACATTCGCATCTTGCATGGCATCAACTAAAGTATCTATTTTTCTATCGGTCGCAAATTCTAACTTTTCAACAGATAAGTTTTCACGATCTTTTCTTATCACTCCTTTACTATCTAACATGACAATATTCTCATCTTTAGCACCAAAGGCTTTATAAAGTCTTGTACATGAAACTGCAGCTGCACCCGCACCACTAATCACGATACGAACTTCATCTATTTTTTTTCCAGTTATTTCCAATGCATTCAACAAGGCTGCGGCCGAAATAATCGCAGTTCCATGTTGATCATCATGCATTACAGGTATATCTAGCTCCTCTTTTAACCTGCGCTCTATTTCAAACGCTTCGGGTGCTTTTATATCTTCTAAATTAATTCCTCCAAAAGTGGGAGCAATCATTTTTACTGTTTCTATAAACTTCTCTACGTCTTCAGTATCTACTTCGATATCCATACCATCGATATCAGCAAATATTTTAAACAACAATCCTTTCCCTTCCATTACTGGTTTAGAGGCTTCAGGACCAATATTCCCTAAACCTAAAACCGCTGTGCCATTAGAAATTATGGCTACCAAATTACCTTTTGAAGTATACTTATAGGCATTCTCTTTATCTTTTGCA
Coding sequences within:
- the sprA gene encoding cell surface protein SprA gives rise to the protein MKNRAKPTLKSYRFKLLIVFIIFFGVSQLTKAQDTNEQEVDSVKTGYALGRIKMENPKSIISKYTYDANLDRYIYTETVGDFDISYPIILTPEEFQELVRKETMKSYFKDKMDAYVGKKEGSEEARKNLLPNFYVNNSFFQSVFGGNTIEVIPQGSVAMDLGVIWQKNDNPSLSPRNRTNLSFDFDQRISLSMLGKIGERLQVNANYDTEATFDFQNIVKLDYTPTEDDIIQKIEIGNVSMPLNSSLIQGAQSLFGVKTQLQFGKTTVTAVFSDQQSQNNTVVAQGGGAINDFSITALDYEEDKHFFLSQYFRDTYDRSLENYPYKNTSVQITRLEVWVTNRSQQTLNVRNVVAIQDLGEAESEKTRIGSMGGAPAGFFNTSSAGSLPRNGANDFDPALIGSGGALTTSIRDIATVEAGFNISGAYQINQGFDYAILENARKLTESTDYQFDQQLGYISLNQRLSNDEVLAVAFQYTYKGQVYQVGEFATSSDATTTTTTGVTTEVNNNTLVLKLLKSNITTVNDPIWDLMMKNIYATGAYSLSQDDFKMNILYTDPTSRNYITKVNDIGWPANLEGRILLDVFNFDRLNVYNDVQSGGDGFFDFYEGITINSRNGSIIFTKVEPFGEYMFETLGGGVYDVANDQGYNDNQKKYVYRNMYALTKAAALEDSDKNKFLLKGEYKSTSSNGISIGAFNVPQGSVTVTAGGRQLQEGIDYTVNYQAGTVQIIDPSLQASNTPINISVENTAVFGQQSRRFTGVNIEHQVNKNFLIGGTLLNLNERPQTQKANYGSESVNNTIFGLNTNFSTEVPFLTRLVNKLPNIDTDVPSNLSVRAEVAMLKPSTPKNDDFNGESTTYIDDFEGAQSSIDIRSSLGWSLASTPLEFATGGQLSGSSPDDPLNLENGYGRAKVAWYSIDPIFYTNQRPSDVSDSDVSKNSTRRVFIDEVFPETDQAQGQTRVQTTLDLAYYPNAKGPYNNNPNFTSDQPTDKWGGIMRPLSSTNFEQANVEYVQFWVLDPYVDGDATTSGELVINLGNISEDVLKDGRKQYENGLPGVDSNDLVAETSWGKVPSTQSLVYAFDVSEANRGLQDVGFDGLSDAEETSIFSNNSGNDPALDNYQYYLNRDGDVLERYFDYNNPEGNSPVQVTDTNRGSTTLPDVEDIDRDLTMNTINSYYEYRIQIKPNTTVDDKYVTDIRVNELTGTEIPDGTTVNSRWIQYKIPLSDFTDAIGGITDFRSMSFMRMYLTGFSSDVSLRFATLDLVRGDWRSYTKSLQPDVDDDPTDDNTIVDVNTVNIQENENRAPIPYVLPPGVIREQLNNNNTIINQNEQSLSFYIENLESEDSRGVYKNINIDIRQYEKLKMFMHAEELFEADYLDGEAPLVGFLRFGTDFTQNFYQIEIPLEFTPHNATSESEIWPENNELSITLSDLGKVKSFGIANQTLADVNYYEVIDGTVFRVDEFAARTPGVTRIGIKGNPSLGSLRSMMVGVKNQDNQPARGEVWFNELRLAGINSEGGWAAVGAVDLNMADFANVSATGSKSTSGFGSIDQSTTERSLEDVVSYDVVTNVNLGQLLPTKWGVQLPFNYGISEEIVTPEYDPVYDDLKLDDRINAATTAEDKDDILEQAEEYTKRTSINFIGVRKNRGEEAEENFYDIENFTFNYSYNETDHRDFEIASLREQTVNTGFVYNHNFKPLTVAPLAKKDSLFNGAYWKWLKELNLNLLPTSVSVNSNINRAFNQQRFRDVLEPGVEALELPLLQQRNYLFNWQYALNYTLTKSLRINLQASNNNIVRNYFNQDENSASQINQDLELWDGFWDIGEPNRHAQQMTLNYELPFKLIPALDFISSQYTYTSNFDWQRGGDALNEVAGENINTVQNSGTHSLSANMNMQKLYDLIGLKKVTSSARAKAASGRNVKTGKEEESNKTSPLFNTFVDVVTMVKRLNVNYTQNSGTVLPGYTQSIGFIGTTRPSLGYIFGSQQSDIRYEAARNGWLTTFDDFNDQFVQNVNKRLNITATAQPIRDLTIDLSADRQYQNRYEENFTVSSLGDDQYAYEDLLGNDYGNFSISTVMIGTIFGSSDEFTSEAFETFKENRLTIANRLVADRGQTPGPLDEDGFPEQYGKSNQEVLLPAFFAAYTGQGVDRVNLDAFRDIPIPNWNLKYTGLMNGKWFKKKFKRFSVSHGYRASYSINSFQTNLEKVQLQNEGLPAINAETFDILPDDIISNVVLTDEFNPLVKVDFEMKNSMSVLAEIRTSRVLSLSFDNSLLTEINGKDYTVGLGYRFKDVQMVTNIGGQKTRLKGDLNIKLDATMRDNITYIRNLDIDNNQITSGQNLFSIKLGVDYALSKNLNALFFYDHSFTKFAVSTAFPQTTINTGFTIRYNFGN
- the ruvA gene encoding Holliday junction branch migration protein RuvA produces the protein MIHHLKGKLVEKNPTHVVIECGGVGYFVNISLHTFSKITDAESIQLFTHLQVKEDSHTLFGFSEKSEREIFRLLLSVSGIGASIARTMLSSMTPKQIRDAIATGNVSAIQSIKGIGAKTAQRVILDLKDKILKIYDIDEVSSISNNTNKDEALSALEVLGFIRKQSEKIVDKVLAQDASLSVEDIIKLSLKNL
- a CDS encoding NADP-dependent malic enzyme, coding for MSTESKRREALVYHAKPQPGKIKIVPTKPYATQRDLALAYSPGVAEPCLEIAKDKENAYKYTSKGNLVAIISNGTAVLGLGNIGPEASKPVMEGKGLLFKIFADIDGMDIEVDTEDVEKFIETVKMIAPTFGGINLEDIKAPEAFEIERRLKEELDIPVMHDDQHGTAIISAAALLNALEITGKKIDEVRIVISGAGAAAVSCTRLYKAFGAKDENIVMLDSKGVIRKDRENLSVEKLEFATDRKIDTLVDAMQDANVFVGLSIANVVTPEMLLSMANDPIVFAMANPDPEIEYDLAIKTRKDIIMATGRSDHPNQVNNVLGFPFIFRGALDVRATKINEAMKMAAVKAIADLAKEPVPEQVNIAYGETKLTFGREYIIPKPFDPRLIGEIPPAVAKAAMESGVAKNPIEDWDKYKEELLQRLGNDNKVVRLLHNRAKIDSKKIVFAEAEHLDVLKAAQIALEEGIATPILLGNREVILELKKEIEFEADVLILDPKDKESSEKRDHYAARYFETRKRSGVTLYGAKSKMRERNYFGAMMVLEGDADGMISGYSRAYPTVVKPIFEVIGRAANVKKVATVNIMITDRGPLFLADTSINIDPSAGEIAEIAKMTANVATTFGFEPVMALLSYANFGSSNHPNATKVREAARILHESNPELIVDGEIQMDFALNKELNQGKFPFSKLAGKKVNTLIFPNLESANITYKLLKELNKADSIGPIMLGLKKSVHILQLGASVDEMVNMAAIAVIDAQQREKRKKAK